The Trichoderma atroviride chromosome 5, complete sequence genome contains a region encoding:
- a CDS encoding uncharacterized protein (EggNog:ENOG41) translates to MEPPPRRLLPERCVIISAFIASGKTWLTLNSKRLDLSGFNILDLDSSVIPKENGQRASNFKELYMAKVRGSIAPNTIILISTHEEIRSALAEEGLPFALVYPLRDLKEEWIKRLELRKSPPGLINIVQKDWSMMLGECEEQGGCSHFMLEKGQYLSYKIGDIIERMIPR, encoded by the coding sequence ATGGAACCTCCACCACGACGCCTTTTACCAGAGCGATGCGTCATCATATCTGCCTTTATTGCCAGCGGGAAAACGTGGCTCACTCTAAATTCAAAACGCCTCGATCTATCCGGATTTAACATCTTGGATCTAGATTCCTCAGTGATACCCAAAGAGAATGGGCAGCGCGCAAGCAACTTTAAAGAGCTGTACATGGCAAAAGTGAGGGGGTCAATAGCGCCAAACACAATCATCTTGATATCAACGCATGAGGAAATACGATCGGCTCTGGCTGAGGAGGGACTCCCATTTGCGCTGGTTTATCCGCTTCGCGACTTGAAGGAGGAATGGATAAAGCGTTTGGAATTGAGAAAATCTCCTCCAGGTCTAATCAACATTGTTCAAAAGGACTGGTCAATGATGCTGGGCGAATGCGAGGAACAAGGCGGCTGCTCACATTTTATGCTGGAAAAGGGACAATATTTATCGTACAAGATTGGGGATATTATTGAACGGATGATTCCCAGATAA
- a CDS encoding uncharacterized protein (EggNog:ENOG41), producing MAYIKPSRREDFEIVIICGLPLEFNAVSLVLDEFWDEDGDHFGRSPGDVNHYITGRIGRYNVVLALLSHMGKVHTASAAASIRSSYGGVRLALLVGICGGAPQAANDEDDEILLGDVVISKTVVQYDFGRLYPDKFVRKNTFEGSLGTPNKDIRNLLITFETDIGLERLQRRTAYFLKQLQANATGRKRHGRYSYPGTAEDKLFQAIYRHKHHVPCTCICRDCNSISDPVCDEALNSSCEELGCDNIYLEPRGQLEAKRQLEQDESDKAQEPAVHVGSIASGDVVMKSADERDRIAKKEGVIAFEMEGAGIWEELPCIVVKGVCDYADCHKNKRWQNFAAATAASTLKAILERYIQTDKMLKGSMDPLERELITQGASTYSCEVRGEDVRQGNELQVSSSQSSRHYIVQEGSYFGGVIQAAGSVVQGNKISI from the coding sequence ATGGCCTATATAAAACCTTCTCGGCGCGAAGACTTCGAAATTGTCATAATCTGCGGATTACCACTCGAGTTCAACGCCGTTTCCCTTGTGCTCGACGAATTCTGGGACGAGGACGGTGATCACTTTGGACGATCCCCCGGAGATGTCAACCACTACATAACGGGCCGCATTGGCAGGTACAATGTTGTCTTGGCTCTGCTTTCACACATGGGCAAAGTGCATACAGCCAGCGCCGCAGCCAGCATTCGTTCAAGCTATGGCGGCGTACGGCTGGCTTTGCTTGTTGGCATCTGTGGCGGAGCTCCGCAGGCGGCaaatgatgaagacgatgagatCTTGCTGGGCGATGTTGTTATCAGCAAGACCGTAGTGCAATATGACTTTGGCAGGCTATATCCTGACAAGTTTGTGCGCAAGAATACTTTTGAAGGCAGCCTTGGTACACCAAACAAGGATATCCGCAATTTATTAATCACATTTGAGACTGACATTGGTTTGGAACGACTGCAACGAAGGACTGCGTACTTCCTTAAGCAACTCCAGGCCAATGCTACTGGAAGAAAGCGTCACGGTAGATATAGCTACCCTGGGACAGCGGAGGACAAGCTTTTCCAGGCAATATATCGGCATAAACACCACGTACCGTGCACCTGTATCTGTCGCGACTGCAACAGCATTTCTGACCCTGTCTGCGACGAGGCTCTGAATTCGTCTTGCGAGGAGCTTGGATGCGACAACATATACCTGGAGCCTAGAGGACAGCTTGAAGCGAAACGGCAGTTGGAGCAAGACGAGAGCGACAAGGCTCAAGAGCCCGCTGTTCATGTTGGGTCGATTGCATCAGGGGATGTAGTGATGAAGTCTGCAGATGAGCGGGACAGGATTGCAAAGAAGGAAGGGGTGATTGCgtttgagatggagggggCTGGTATTTGGGAAGAGCTGCCTTGCATCGTTGTTAAAGGAGTGTGCGATTATGCCGACTGCCATAAGAATAAGAGATGGCAGAATTTCGCAGCTGCAACAGCCGCGTCCACGTTGAAGGCTATTTTGGAACGCTACATTCAGACAGACAAAATGTTGAAAGGAAGTATGGATCCATTGGAGAGAGAGTTGATCACTCAAGGTGCGTCTACGTACAGTTGCGAAGTGAGAGGTGAGGATGTCAGGCAAGGTAATGAGCTGCAAGTTTCATCGTCTCAGTCATCTCGGCATTATATAGTACAAGAAGGATCGTATTTTGGAGGAGTCATTCAAGCAGCAGGTTCTGTGGTCCAAGGGAATAAAATCAGCATATGA
- a CDS encoding uncharacterized protein (EggNog:ENOG41) has product MSANVNKPVDIKQKENDINRKLQIYGIFNAFKNGKTPSNEQIDIALNSFLESKALNSPSNKLSADGKVLVEDAREVVKLAKQLLLSKNHGNLIQDFIWQTTHYDTKGLKSPNAPLTKDTATRDKDEALEGLRTLGTLLITNGQFRKLLKDASVLLRDMVGDGAMNAANKIRPSDEQLSQMDEAAPDNTWHEKPDLSKEGFKNQARTLYKGDVKQDAHDAVAATALGGATPQARMDQAGSLHPPGVVPPVTTPADAAPQIGALPPVGTVPQGGAINTTQLSQNTSADAAKAVVNEKLDKNLDNDLQEKAQTRNEEYRRRTREYLKKKMPQERRDQVVFRLKKIVLECQQHPDYMQAVQTLLRLAEEYGRHGRNYGRGSADSAKDVRTGLSAAEEDLRTLIERFANGTSTEDLWQSISQIYKDADQDRELNDWFKQVDTYIRKCLLEQGYVLEEQSTDDWNRLYDHGRYLLREKYRSHTDRVIDEVRFIADQFDQDPQNKAFGLAIQKLFNDLGNDEDGKPAFKPHLVKDLTEVIIPAILENIAYVPIPRIEYSDPKVDAIIENLVLESDNFMPNIIEIASDNYMRWGRKKFANKHTHSLDVKVTGIQMDLRDVSYHINRKSGFPSITDTGVLDMVLPGDGFSFRLKVSTPSKKDAQHVFKVEKVDVNVQGLKLKVKKSNHKLLFGLFKPLALKAIRPGLQKAIEKAIKDQCNQADEFLYQVKQEADRAAEEAKANPEEAPNIYMRYYNAMQKRILQGKEKAEAFVSDKKVNIAVTKQDSIFPDIHLPGGISSKATEYKELAAKGNKWESPVFSIGDAKKSTDIPSVPRIERKAHTVSGGHTNGNVNGNVGSLNGNIHGNINGSGLANGKGLAVAGEGSNGGPLGGHVPAAY; this is encoded by the exons ATGTCTGCTAATGTCAACAAACCCGTCGACATCAAGCAGAAGGAGAATGACATCAACCGCAAGCTCCAGATCTACGGCATTTTCAATGCCTTCAAGAATGGCAAAACGCCTTCT AACGAACAAATCGACATTGCCTTGAACAGCTTTCTAGAGTCCAAGGCCCTCAACAGCCCTTCCAACAAGCTCTCCGCCGATGGAAAGGTGCTAGTGGAGGACGCGAGAGAAGTTGTGAAGCTCGcgaagcagcttctgctgTCCAAGAATCACGGCAACCTGATTCAGGACTTTATTTGGCAGACTACGCATTACGATACCAAGGGCCTCAAGTCTCCAAACGCTCCGTTGACCAAGGACACTGCGACGCGGGACAAGGATGAAGCTCTCGAGGGGCTGCGAACTTTGGGCACTTTGCTCATAACAAATGGCCAGTTCCGGAAACTGC TCAAGGATGCTTCTGTTCTACTCCGTGACATGGTTGGAGACGGCGCTATGAACGCTGCGAACAAGATTCGTCCCTCTGATGAACAACTCAGCCAGATGGACGAAGCTGCTCCCGACAACACATGGCATGAGAAGCCTGATCTTTCCAAGGAAGGGTTCAAGAACCAGGCGCGAACGCTCTACAAGGGAGATGTCAAGCAGGATGCACACGATGCTGTCGCTGCTACTGCCCTTGGGGGTGCGACTCCTCAAGCGAGGATGGACCAGGCAGGATCTTTGCATCCACCGGGAGTCGTGCCTCCAGTGACAACTCCAGCGGATGCGGCGCCTCAAATTGGAGCACTGCCTCCTGTGGGAACGGTGCCTCAGGGCGGTGCCATTAACACTACTCAGCTCAGCCAAAACACATCTGCCGACGCAGCCAAGGCAGTGGTGAACGAGAAGTTGGATAAAAACCTAGACAATGATCTTCAGGAGAAGGCTCAGACGCGGAATGAAGAGTACCGTCGCAGAACCAGAGAATacctgaagaagaagatgcctcAAGAGCGCAGAGATCAGGTAGTCTTCCGTCTCAAAAAGATTGTGCTTgaatgccagcagcacccCGATTACATGCAGGCCGTGCAGACTCTTCTTCGGCTGGCCGAGGAATACGGTCGACATGGACGCAACTATGGAAGAGGCTCTGCCGATTCCGCCAAGGACGTGCGAACTGGGCTGTCTGCGGCCGAGGAAGATTTGCGCACGTTGATTGAGCGCTTCGCCAATGGCACCTCGACCGAAGATTTGTGGCAGTCAATCAGCCAGATCTACAAGGATGCCGATCAAGACCGAGAGCTCAACGATTGGTTCAAGCAGGTCGACACCTACATCCGCAAATGCCTCTTGGAGCAGGGCTATGTTCTCGAGGAGCAGTCTACCGACGATTGGAATCGACTCTACGACCACGGCCGATACTTGCTTCGTGAGAAATACCGCAGCCACACTGACCGTGTCATTGACGAGGTCAGATTTATTGCGGATCAGTTCGACCAAGATCCCCAAAACAAGGCATTCGGTCTTGCCATCCAGAAGCTTTTCAACGATTTGGGCAATGACGAGGACGGAAAGCCTGCGTTCAAGCCTCATCTCGTCAAGGATCTGACAGAAGTCATCATCCCTGCCATCCTTGAGAACATTGCGTATGTTCCGATCCCACGCATCGAGTACTCTGACCCCAAAGTCGATGCCATTATTGAAAATCTGGTGCTTGAGAGTGACAACTTCATGCCCAACATTATTGAGATTGCCAGCGACAACTATATGCGCTGGGGACGCAAGAAGTTTGCAAACAAGCACACGCATAGCTTGGATGTCAAGGTTACTGGTATTCAGATGGATCTCCGAGATGTCAGCTATCACATCAACCGCAAGAGCGGATTTCCTTCCATCACCGATACTGGAGTGCTCGACATGGTGCTCCCCGGCGACGGCTTCTCTTTCAGGCTCAAGGTATCCACCCCAAGCAAGAAGGATGCCCAGCACGTGTTCAAGGTGGAAAAGGTAGACGTCAACGTCCAGGGCCTGAAACTCAAAGTTAAGAAGTCGAACCACAAGCTCCTATTCGGCCTCTTTAAGCCACTTGCGCTCAAGGCTATCCGCCCAGGGCTGCAAAAGGCAATCGAGAAGGCCATCAAGGACCAGTGCAACCAGGCCGACGAATTCCTCTACCAGGTCAAGCAGGAGGCCGATCGTGCCGccgaagaggccaaggccaacccTGAGGAGGCCCCCAACATTTACATGCGATACTACAATGCCATGCAAAAGAGAATCCTGCAAGGCAAGGAGAAGGCAGAGGCTTTTGTTTCGGACAAGAAGGTCAACATCGCCGTGACTAAGCAGGACAGCATTTTCCCCGACATTCACTTGCCTGGCGGCATCAGCTCCAAGGCGACTGAATACAAGGAGCTCGCTGCCAAGGGCAACAAGTGGGAGAGCCCCGTCTTTTCCATTGGCGACGCCAAGAAGAGCACCGACATTCCCAGCGTGCCCCGAATCGAGAGAAAGGCTCATACAGTCTCTGGTGGACACACCAATGGCAATGTGAATGGCAATGTTGGCTCTCTCAATGGCAACATCCATGGCAACATCAATGGCAGTGGCTTGGCCAACGGCAAGGgcctggctgtggctggcgaAGGCTCAAACGGCGGCCCTCTCGGCGGACATGTTCCCGCTGCTTACTAG
- a CDS encoding uncharacterized protein (EggNog:ENOG41), whose protein sequence is MYSCRPPDSLDDEFLGSDCGSVSMARTLSIDSMPSLGDSYGTDVISSLESPRSLSPQPLHRRKASPMRKSFGPIRSPPNCIDEHPLSPAPPQDEDDLDLLSLKSSETEQSISQAFIPFKPLRAVFKSNLTASLRALRSAAKSFSSINFPSIPPDDLITRSILTMDPEVPYADERRPPVTEEIPSAELRRYLNPTTRLSRETQSRPLQQPGTFVASIQMQTYKIQRSRPTDAAARKSYPSISPLSPPPPANEAASSTSTRDATPPLPAVRQREMRENPDFIRIAVMEMIMRRRGKLDNSKPGRARWALPPRKTSAKPYEIGADGVPERWVPLPMAD, encoded by the coding sequence ATGTACTCATGTCGCCCCCCCGACAGCCTGGACGACGAATTCCTGGGCAGCGACTGCGGCAGCGTCTCAATGGCCAGAACACTCTCTATCGACTCGATGCCGTCTTTAGGTGACTCCTACGGCACCGACGTCATCTCGTCTCTGGAATCGCCTCGAAGCTTGAGTCCTCAGCCCTTGCATCGGAGAAAGGCCAGCCCCATGCGTAAGTCGTTTGGGCCTATCCGCTCTCCTCCCAACTGCATCGATGAGCACCCGCTCTccccagcgccgccgcaggatgaggatgacCTGGACTTGCTGAGCCTCAAAAGCTCAGAGACGGAGCAATCGATTTCTCAAGCATTTATACCGTTCAAGCCCCTCAGGGCTGTCTTCAAGTCCAATCTCACGGCATCACTACGTGCACTGCGATCTGCGGCAAAGTCGTTTTCAAGCATCAACTTCCCATCCATCCCGCCAGATGATCTCATTACGCGATCCATCCTCACCATGGACCCCGAAGTGCCATACGCCGATGAGCGCCGGCCACCCGTTACGGAGGAGATCCCGTCAGCTGAGCTACGCCGCTATCTTAACCCGACCACAAGGCTGTCGCGTGAGACACAGTCTCGacctctgcagcagccaggcaCTTTTGTCGCATCGATTCAGATGCAGACCTACAAGATTCAGCGTTCCCGACCCACAGACGCTGCGGCGCGCAAAtcatatccatccatctcacCGCTatctccgccgcctcccgcAAATGAGGCCGCCTCTTCGACTTCGACCCGAGACGCGACTCCACCTCTTCCGGCTGTACGACAGCGAGAGATGCGAGAAAATCCCGACTTTATTCGAATTGCCGTCATGGAGATGATTATGCGCCGACGAGGCAAGCTGGACAATAGCAAGCCTGGCCGTGCGCGGTGGGCACTACCGCCCAGGAAAACATCGGCCAAGCCGTATGAGATTGGAGCCGATGGTGTTCCAGAACGATGGGTTCCTCTGCCAATGGCTGATTAG
- a CDS encoding uncharacterized protein (BUSCO:EOG092D1H11~MEROPS:MER0022069) encodes MEAAARTAWELDNNVQLVDAKRDALYNFDAEAQKAIVSAQAWKPDPNHFKHVRISAVALIKMTMHARSGGSLEVMGLMQGHIDGETFVVTDAFRLPVEGTETRVNAQNEANEYLIEYLDLCRKQGRAENVVGWYHSHPGYGCWLSGIDVETEALQQQFQDPFLAVVIDPDRTISAGKVEIGAFRTYPANHKADGGGGQTSDGFQAIPLDKAAEFGAHSSRYYSLEVSHFKSSLDSHLLELLWHKYWVQTLSQDPLLTNRDYGNKQMLDLSSKIKEATSNIMRSRVASAMIPGARGSDKAVEKLAQDANLIATKEMSGLMAAQIKAKVFNDLGTASRTAPTGEAN; translated from the exons ATGGAGGCCGCAGCACGTACAGCGTGGG AGCTGGACAACAATGTCCAGCTGGTCGACGCCAAGCGAGATGCGCTATACAACTTCGATGCCGAGGCCCAAAAGGCCATCGTAAGTGCTCAAGCATGGAAGCCGGATCCCAACCATTTCAAACACGTGAGGATTAGCGCCGTTGCCCTGATCAAGATGACCATGCACGCCCGGTCTGGAGGATCGCTTGAAGTCATGGGCCTGATGCAGGGCCACATCGATGGAGAGACCTTTGTGGTGACGGACGCTTTCCGACTGCCTGTCGAAGGAACCGAGACCCGAGTCAACGCACAGAACGAAGCGAACGAATATCTGATTGAATACTTGGACCTGTGCCGCAAACAGGGCAGGGCAGAGAACGTCGTTGGATGGTATCACAGCCACCCAGGCTACGGCTGCTGGCTCAGCGGCATTGACGTGGAGACGGAGGCATTACAACAGCAGTTCCAGGATCCGTTCTTGGCGGTAGTTATCGACCCCGATCGCACCATCAGCGCTGGCAAAGTCGAGATTGGAGCCTTCCGAACCTATCCTGCTAATCACAAGGCCGACGGTGGTGGCGGGCAGACGTCTGACGGGTTCCAAGCCATCCCTCTCGACAAGGCTGCCGAGTTTGGCGCCCACTCAAGCCGATACTACAGCCTCGAGGTTTCGCATTTCAAGAGCTCCCTGGACTCGCACCTCCTGGAGCTTCTGTGGCACAAATACTGGGTGCAGACACTTAGCCAGGACCCGCTGCTGACAAACCGCGACTACGGCAACAAGCAAATGCTGGATTTGAGCTCCAAGATTAAAGAGGCCACGTCCAACATTATGCGCTCGAGGGTTGCGTCTGCAATGATACCTGGTGCGAGAGGCTCGGATAAAGCGGTGGAGAAGCTTGCTCAGGATGCAAATCTGATTGCGACCAAGGAGATGTctgggctgatggcggcTCAGATCAAGGCAAAAGTCTTTAATGATTTGGGCACCGCGTCAAGAACAGCACCGACTGGTGAAGCCAATTGA
- a CDS encoding uncharacterized protein (EggNog:ENOG41~TransMembrane:1 (i106-131o)): MSNKTYPYAYKMTPTHDDFPEVAVGHDLPEAYVQPHPEPVWSPQPSIAPTYVSQPHSAYPPSAYGQNGQYTDAVKPGSAAGPGAGVPVGGAMSHDASYAAPGSADPEKATPAAAATVCGISLVLLLSIIIAILSAAVIGLAAGTGVAASNYNDAQARVRSLNSALAAAEAQARGTPTSSGSSSSKTSAPTDWNSITNGCSDNPGDVNGTRYTSQSFDNTNFTMYCDKDTHSLSPVYSLFANNFDGCMDACAGWNHYNTTKGKCVGVSFIPSWSVLATALQGGAPGDCYLKPAPLSTANLTDPNIGGGEVHTALLVSKSK; this comes from the exons ATGTCGAATAAGACGTATCCGTACGCCTACAAGATGACTCCGACT CACGACGATTTCCCCGAGGTGGCAGTCGGTCACGACTTGCCTGAGGCCTATGTCCAGCCGCATCCAGAGCCAGTTTGGTCGCCTCAGCCATCTATCGCGCCGACATATGTCTCTCAGCCTCACAGCGCCTATCCGCCCAGTGCCTATGGACAGAATGGGCAGTACACCGATGCTGTGAAGCCCGGCTCAGCGGCTGGACCTGGAGCTGGAGTGCCTGTAGGAGGTGCCATGTCTCACGATGCCTCATATGCAGCTCCAGGGTCCGCCGACCCGGAAAAGGCGACtcctgctgcggctgctaCTGTCTGCGGAATCTCCCTCGTTCTTCTCCTATcaatcatcatcgccatcctgTCTGCCGCGGTTATTGGATTAGCAGCTGGTACCGGAGTCGCAGCCAGCAATTACAACGATGCACAGGCCCGTGTGCGATCGTTGAACTCTGCACTGGCCGCAGCCGAAGCCCAAGCCAGAGGCACACCCACTtcatctggcagcagcagttctAAAACCTCTGCTCCAACAGACTGGAACAGCATCACCAATGGTTGCTCCGATAATCCGGGAGACGTCAACGGAACCAGGTACACATCTCAAT CTTTCGACAACACCAACTTTACCATGTACTGCGACAAGGACACTCACAGCCTCTCGCCCGTGTATTCTCTCTTCGCCAACAACTTCGACGGCTGCATGGACGCCTGCGCCGGATGGAACCACTACAACACGACAAAAGGGAAATGCGTCGGCGTTTCCTTCATTCCCTCATGGAGCGTCTTGGCCACTGCGCTGCAAGGAGGCGCCCCCGGAGACTGCTACCTCAAGCCTGCTCCCTTATCAACGGCCAACCTGACGGATCCCAACATTGGCGGTGGCGAGGTCCACACTGCTCTGCTCGTCTCAAAATCAAaatga
- a CDS encoding uncharacterized protein (EggNog:ENOG41), with the protein MMLYTSRPRLPQPPTPALFPPSIASNPIRPAAPKPSRPSKPAVVEIETLLVASEPAKPTVANIPPHASDPKHAQSNKRSSAITVTVTPIRSETPSPSEIDADMGKHVSPAVSTVPDGLSLTVRPATPTSPVQIPTTNGRNKHFDAARPVRRQNAPPSQGPESCSLASVSVPVGGRSLGRH; encoded by the coding sequence ATGATGCTATACACTTCTCGTCCGAGGCTCCCACAGCCTCCAACTCCTGCTCTCTTCCCTCCCTCCATCGCCTCTAATCCCATCCGCCCTGCAGCACCGAAGCCATCTCGCCCATCAAAGCCAGCCGTAGTCGAAATCGAAACACTCCTCGTCGCCTCCGAACCTGCCAAACCAACCGTCGCCAACATTCCACCACACGCGAGTGATCCAAAGCATGCACAGAGCAACAAGAGATCATCCGCAATCACTGTTACCGTCACGCCCATCCGATCTGAGACGCCGTCTCCATCCGAAATCGATGCAGACATGGGGAAACACGTCTCTCCGGCTGTGTCTACCGTCCCGGATGGCTTGAGTTTGACCGTCAGGCCAGCAACTCCGACCAGCCCAGTCCAGATTCCCACGACCAATGGCCGCAACAAGCATTTCGACGCTGCTCGCCCTGTGAGACGACAAAACGCCCCCCCGTCGCAAGGTCCCGAATCATGTTCGCTCGCCAGTGTCTCTGTCCCCGTCGGTGGCCGCTCTCTTGGCCGTCACTGA
- a CDS encoding uncharacterized protein (EggNog:ENOG41~TransMembrane:1 (i117-142o)), producing the protein MSSQHDDFPEVAVGHDLPEAYVQPHPEPVWSPQPSIAPTYVSQPHSAYPPSAYGQNGQYTDAVKPGSAAGPGAGVPVGGAMSHDASYAAPGSADPEKATPAAAATVCGISLVLLLSIIIAILSAAVIGLAAGTGVAASNYNDAQARVRSLNSALAAAEAQARGTPTSSGSSSSKTSAPTDWNSITNGCSDNPGDVNGTRYTSQSFDNTNFTMYCDKDTHSLSPVYSLFANNFDGCMDACAGWNHYNTTKGKCVGVSFIPSWSVLATALQGGAPGDCYLKPAPLSTANLTDPNIGGGEVHTALLVSKSK; encoded by the exons ATGTCTTCTCAGCACGACGATTTCCCCGAGGTGGCAGTCGGTCACGACTTGCCTGAGGCCTATGTCCAGCCGCATCCAGAGCCAGTTTGGTCGCCTCAGCCATCTATCGCGCCGACATATGTCTCTCAGCCTCACAGCGCCTATCCGCCCAGTGCCTATGGACAGAATGGGCAGTACACCGATGCTGTGAAGCCCGGCTCAGCGGCTGGACCTGGAGCTGGAGTGCCTGTAGGAGGTGCCATGTCTCACGATGCCTCATATGCAGCTCCAGGGTCCGCCGACCCGGAAAAGGCGACtcctgctgcggctgctaCTGTCTGCGGAATCTCCCTCGTTCTTCTCCTATcaatcatcatcgccatcctgTCTGCCGCGGTTATTGGATTAGCAGCTGGTACCGGAGTCGCAGCCAGCAATTACAACGATGCACAGGCCCGTGTGCGATCGTTGAACTCTGCACTGGCCGCAGCCGAAGCCCAAGCCAGAGGCACACCCACTtcatctggcagcagcagttctAAAACCTCTGCTCCAACAGACTGGAACAGCATCACCAATGGTTGCTCCGATAATCCGGGAGACGTCAACGGAACCAGGTACACATCTCAAT CTTTCGACAACACCAACTTTACCATGTACTGCGACAAGGACACTCACAGCCTCTCGCCCGTGTATTCTCTCTTCGCCAACAACTTCGACGGCTGCATGGACGCCTGCGCCGGATGGAACCACTACAACACGACAAAAGGGAAATGCGTCGGCGTTTCCTTCATTCCCTCATGGAGCGTCTTGGCCACTGCGCTGCAAGGAGGCGCCCCCGGAGACTGCTACCTCAAGCCTGCTCCCTTATCAACGGCCAACCTGACGGATCCCAACATTGGCGGTGGCGAGGTCCACACTGCTCTGCTCGTCTCAAAATCAAaatga
- a CDS encoding uncharacterized protein (EggNog:ENOG41), with amino-acid sequence MAFSQTAQDFRLDGSLLVATVATEAGDWVESVLDINEYIGNNDGFFEFGGSGIFDSVDVESWRLEGPLLITSLYRLDGSLAEEQVINLDDYIGNQDGVLVFNY; translated from the exons ATGGCTTTCTCTCAGACTGCACAGGATTTCCGCCTTGACGGCTCGTTGCTCGTTGCCACCGTCGCCACCGAGGCCGGTGACTGGGTTGAGAGCGTGCTTGACATTAATGAGTACATCGGCAACAATGACGGCTTCTTCGAGTTTggaggcagcggcatctttgACTCTGTTGACGTGGAGTCGTGGAGACTGGAGGGACCGCTGCTTATCACTTCGCTGTACAGGCTGGATGGCTCCTTGGCGGAGGAGCAAGTCATCAACCTGGACGACTACATTGGGAATCAGGACGGGGTGCTCGTGTTCAA CTATTAA